Proteins encoded by one window of Manihot esculenta cultivar AM560-2 chromosome 10, M.esculenta_v8, whole genome shotgun sequence:
- the LOC110625310 gene encoding auxin response factor 18, translating into MIRDFGVMKSQRVAEKCLDSQLWHACAGGMVQVPPVNSKVFYFPQGHAEHAQGNVDFANCKIPAMIACKVSAIKYLADPETDEVFAKIRLIPLSDRDVEFMEDGSDDVLFDGTPQQEKPASFAKTLTQSDANNGGGFSVPRYCAETIFPRLDYSAEPPVQTIIAKDVHGETWKFRHIYRGTPRRHLLTTGWSNFVNQKKLVAGDSIVFLRAENGDLCVGIRRAKRGVGGGNECPSGWNSFGGYSGFLREDESKLMRRNVNGDMKGKLRPESVIQAATLAANGQPFEVVYYPRASTPEFCVRASAVRASMQIQWCLGMRFKMAFETEDSSRISWFMGTISSVQVADRIRWPSSPWRLLQVAWDEPDLLQNVKRVSPWLVELVSNMPSVHLSPFAPPMKKLRLPQSPDFSLIGQLPLPSLTGNPLGSNIPLCSVSDNIPAGIQGARHAQFELSSADFHFQKLQSTLFPAGIKHLDHAAPTSRIPNRNFMGIAENKEKISCLLTMGNPTLSLKGNSETKVPHIMLFGQLILPDQQSSQSCSGDTNGNSSSDGNPEKMANLSDGSVFHQTGLLENSSDEGSPRYKDHQKTDLSLDTGHCKVFMESEDVGRTLDLSVLGSYEELYKKLANMFSIENSDTLSSVLYRDAAGAVKHTGDEPFSEFLKTARRLTILTDSSSDNIGR; encoded by the exons ATGATTAGAGACTTTGGAGTTATGAAATCACAAAGAGTTGCAGAGAAATGCTTAGATTCACAATTATGGCATGCTTGTGCTGgtggaatggttcaagtgcctCCTGTGAACTCGAAAGTGTTCTATTTTCCTCAGGGGCATGCCGAACACGCCCAAGGAAATGTAGATTTTGCTAATTGCAAGATTCCTGCAATGATCGCTTGCAAGGTATCTGCCATTAAGTACTTGGCAGATCCTGAAACTGATGAAGTTTTTGCTAAAATTagattaatccctttgagtgATAGAGATGTGGAGTTCATGGAGGATGGCAGTGATGATGTTTTGTTTGATGGAACTCCTCAACAAGAGAAGCCTGCTTCTTTTGCCAAGACATTGACACAATCTGATGCTAATAATGGTGGTGGGTTCTCTGTGCCTCGTTATTGTGCTGAAACTATATTTCCAAGGTTGGATTACAGTGCTGAGCCTCCTGTGCAGACTATTATTGCCAAGGATGTTCATGGTGAGACTTGGAAGTTTAGGCATATCTATAGAGGGACTCCCCGTCGCCATTTGTTGACTACTGGGTGGAGTAATTTTGTGAACCAGAAGAAACTTGTAGCTGGGGATTCTATTGTGTTTCTAAGGGCAGAAAATGGGGATCTCTGTGTGGGAATCCGGCGTGCCAAGAGAGGAGTTGGTGGTGGAAATGAGTGTCCATCTGGGTGGAATTCATTTGGTGGGTATTCTGGATTTCTGAGGGAAGATGAGAGTAAATTGATGAGGAGGAATGTTAATGGTGATATGAAGGGGAAATTGAGGCCTGAGTCTGTTATTCAGGCTGCAACTCTTGCTGCTAATGGGCAGCCTTTTGAGGTTGTTTACTATCCAAGAGCAAGTACTCCAGAATTTTGTGTTAGGGCGTCTGCTGTGAGGGCTTCAATGCAGATTCAATGGTGTTTAGGGATGAGATTCAAAATGGCTTTTGAAACAGAGGATTCATCTAGGATTAGCTGGTTCATGGGAACTATATCTTCTGTGCAGGTTGCTGATCGCATCCGGTGGCCTAGTTCTCCATGGAGACTCCTACAG GTTGCATGGGATGAGCCAGATTTACTCCAGAATGTGAAACGAGTTAGTCCATGGCTGGTTGAATTGGTATCGAACATGCCCTCTGTTCATCTCTCACCCTTCGCACCTCCAATGAAAAAGTTGAGACTTCCACAATCCCCCGACTTTTCCTTAATTGGCCAGCTTCCACTGCCATCACTTACCGGCAATCCTCTCGGTTCAAACATTCCCTTATGCAGTGTCTCAGATAACATTCCTGCAGGCATACAGGGAGCCAGGCATGCTCAATTTGAACTATCTTCAGCAGATTTCCACTTCCAAAAGCTGCAGTCAACTCTTTTTCCAGCTGGTATTAAGCATCTTGATCATGCTGCACCAACTTCTAGAATCCCTAATCGCAACTTCATGGGCATTGCTGAAAACAAAGAGAAAATTTCTTGCTTGTTAACAATGGGGAATCCCACACTGAGCTTGAAGGGAAACAGTGAAACTAAGGTACCACACATAATGTTGTTCGGTCAACTCATTCTCCCTGACCAGCAGAGTTCTCAAAGCTGCTCTGGTGATACAAATGGAAATAGTTCATCCGATGGAAATCCTGAGAAGATGGCAAATCTTTCTGATGGTTCTGTATTTCATCAGACTGGTCTGCTGGAAAATTCTTCAGATGAAGGGTCTCCCCGGTACAAAGATCACCAGAAAACTGATCTTAGCTTGGATACTGGTCATTGCAAGGTGTTCATGGAATCAGAAGATGTGGGTCGAACGCTTGACCTCTCAGTACTCGGTTCATATGAAGAGCTGTATAAAAAGTTGGCGAACATGTTCAGCATTGAGAATTCAGATACGCTGAGCAGCGTGCTTTACCGGGATGCAGCAGGTGCCGTAAAACACACAGGAGATGAGCCCTTTAG TGAGTTTTTGAAGACAGCAAGGAGGTTAACCATTCTTACAGATTCAAGCAGCGACAACATAGGAAGATAG